The Caulifigura coniformis genome includes a region encoding these proteins:
- the nusA gene encoding transcription termination factor NusA — MNGPEVLRLVDTISRDKNVDPEIVFEGIEQAILSAAKRHYGEDRDVTININRGSGEPSVSLDRAPLPKDELGDLLGRIAAQTAKQVMIQKIREAERDALFDEFNEMRSQMVTGAITRVDQGAASVNIGKIEALLPKSEQIPGETYKVGERIRCIVLEVRKSGTRIKVILSRVHPELVRRLFEVEIPEVAERVIVVRSLAREAGYRSKVAVSCSDNSVDAVGACVGVRGSRIKTIVEELGGERIDIVRWNDNLQVLIPNALQPAETEDVILCPMLGRVIVLVREDQLSLAIGKRGQNVRLGSKLVGWDIEVMTREELDEQLDRSVSAFSAVPHMTDELAETLVSQGFFSFADLSVIEPDQFQELSGLTDEQCEEIIEFADRESLREEEEEDRRKSLEKAAKQAEAQAAALDRMTGKPLGGGAAAANGKTAEVEPSASAASAEPAAEVATDTAAEAEPAAEAEPAS; from the coding sequence ATGAACGGACCGGAAGTTCTTCGCCTGGTCGACACGATCTCGCGCGACAAGAACGTCGATCCGGAGATCGTGTTTGAAGGGATCGAGCAGGCCATCCTGTCGGCCGCGAAGCGGCATTACGGTGAAGACCGGGACGTCACGATCAACATCAACCGCGGCTCGGGCGAGCCGTCGGTGTCGCTGGATCGTGCCCCGCTGCCGAAAGACGAACTGGGCGACCTGCTGGGCCGAATCGCCGCGCAGACGGCGAAGCAGGTGATGATCCAGAAGATTCGCGAAGCGGAACGCGACGCGCTGTTCGACGAATTCAACGAAATGCGGTCGCAGATGGTGACCGGGGCGATCACCCGCGTCGACCAGGGGGCCGCATCGGTCAACATCGGAAAGATCGAGGCGCTGCTTCCCAAGAGCGAGCAGATTCCGGGCGAAACCTACAAGGTGGGCGAGCGGATCCGGTGCATCGTCCTCGAAGTGAGGAAGTCGGGAACGCGGATCAAGGTGATCCTGTCGCGGGTCCATCCGGAACTGGTGCGTCGGCTGTTCGAAGTGGAAATCCCGGAAGTGGCGGAGCGGGTGATCGTGGTGCGGTCGCTGGCGCGTGAGGCGGGTTATCGCTCGAAGGTCGCCGTCAGCTGCTCGGACAACAGCGTTGACGCAGTCGGCGCCTGCGTGGGCGTTCGCGGGTCGCGGATCAAGACAATCGTCGAAGAACTGGGTGGCGAGCGGATCGACATCGTCCGGTGGAACGACAACCTGCAGGTGCTGATTCCCAACGCCCTGCAGCCGGCGGAAACCGAAGACGTGATTCTCTGCCCGATGCTGGGTCGCGTGATCGTACTGGTCCGGGAAGACCAGCTGTCGCTGGCGATCGGCAAGCGGGGACAGAACGTGCGTCTGGGCTCGAAGCTGGTCGGCTGGGATATCGAAGTGATGACGCGGGAAGAGCTCGACGAGCAGCTCGACCGCAGCGTGAGCGCGTTCTCGGCCGTTCCGCACATGACGGACGAGCTGGCCGAGACGCTGGTGTCGCAGGGCTTTTTCAGCTTTGCCGACTTGTCCGTGATCGAGCCGGACCAGTTCCAGGAACTGAGCGGACTGACGGACGAGCAGTGTGAAGAGATCATCGAGTTTGCGGATCGCGAAAGCCTCCGTGAAGAGGAAGAAGAGGATCGTCGGAAGTCGCTCGAAAAGGCGGCCAAGCAGGCCGAGGCTCAAGCTGCTGCCCTGGATCGGATGACGGGGAAGCCGCTGGGCGGCGGAGCTGCGGCGGCCAATGGGAAGACGGCGGAGGTCGAACCCTCGGCGTCGGCGGCATCTGCGGAACCGGCGGCAGAGGTGGCGACGGACACGGCAGCTGAGGCGGAACCTGCAGCGGAGGCGGAACCGGCAAGCTGA
- a CDS encoding succinate dehydrogenase/fumarate reductase iron-sulfur subunit: MSTTAHHTETFLNLTLRVWRQLSASANGRFHEYKLDHISTEMSFLEMLDVLNEKLILAGDEPVAFDHDCREGICGACGIFINGQAHGPIPKSTTCQLHMRSFKDGDVITLEPWRARAFPVIRDLVVDRTAFDRIQQAGGFISVNTGQAPEANNILVGRDVQESAMDAAACIQCGACVASCKNASAMLFVAAKVSHLAQLPQGHPERSRRVTSMVGKMDDEGFGNCSNTSECEAACPAGISVSHIARLNREYAKSAFCSKEG; encoded by the coding sequence ATGTCGACCACCGCCCACCACACGGAAACCTTCCTCAACCTCACCCTCCGCGTCTGGCGGCAGCTCAGCGCCTCCGCCAACGGACGGTTCCACGAGTACAAGCTCGACCACATTTCGACGGAAATGTCCTTCCTCGAAATGCTCGACGTCCTCAACGAGAAGCTCATCCTCGCCGGCGACGAGCCCGTCGCCTTCGACCACGACTGCCGCGAAGGCATCTGCGGAGCGTGCGGCATCTTTATCAACGGCCAGGCCCACGGCCCGATCCCCAAGTCGACCACCTGCCAGCTTCACATGCGGTCCTTCAAGGACGGCGACGTCATCACCCTTGAGCCCTGGCGGGCCCGCGCCTTCCCCGTCATCCGCGACCTCGTCGTCGATCGCACCGCCTTCGACCGCATCCAGCAGGCCGGCGGATTCATCTCCGTCAACACCGGGCAGGCCCCCGAAGCGAACAACATCCTGGTCGGCCGGGATGTGCAGGAAAGCGCCATGGACGCGGCCGCCTGCATCCAGTGCGGCGCCTGCGTCGCCTCGTGCAAGAATGCCTCTGCGATGCTCTTCGTCGCCGCCAAGGTGTCGCACCTCGCCCAGCTCCCCCAGGGGCATCCCGAGCGGAGCCGCCGCGTCACCAGCATGGTCGGAAAGATGGACGACGAAGGCTTCGGCAACTGCTCAAACACCTCCGAGTGTGAGGCCGCCTGCCCCGCCGGCATCAGCGTCAGCCACATCGCCCGCCTCAACCGCGAATACGCCAAATCCGCCTTCTGCTCCAAGGAAGGCTGA
- a CDS encoding glycosyltransferase family 2 protein, with the protein MLSIVVPVLNEAESLAELHRQILAACRDTGIEFEVIFVDDGSTDGGWATIRQLANDDARVRGVRFRRNFGKSAALTAGVARATGDLILTMDADLQDDPAEIGAMLRKLESGFDVVNGWKIRRLDPWHKVYPSKVFNALVGWMTGLKLHDHNCGIKLCRAEVWRELRMYGERHRFIPVLAHARGFRVTEVPVHHRPREFGHSKFGAKRFVRGFLDLMTVAFLNGFGQRPQHLLGGLGLLSAGIGALGLLFLGFIWLLMNVFHVLTPAPIGQRPLLLYSAVLLLLGAQITSLGLLAELIVANTGRDEQAFSVLEETA; encoded by the coding sequence ATGCTGTCGATTGTCGTTCCGGTTCTGAATGAGGCGGAAAGCCTCGCGGAACTGCATCGGCAGATCCTGGCGGCATGCCGGGACACGGGGATCGAGTTCGAAGTGATTTTCGTCGACGACGGTTCGACGGATGGTGGCTGGGCCACCATCCGTCAACTGGCGAACGACGATGCTCGCGTGCGGGGAGTGCGGTTTCGGAGAAACTTCGGAAAATCGGCCGCACTGACGGCCGGAGTGGCGCGGGCGACGGGCGATCTGATTCTGACAATGGACGCCGACCTGCAGGATGACCCGGCGGAGATCGGGGCGATGCTGCGGAAGCTCGAAAGCGGCTTCGACGTCGTCAACGGATGGAAGATCCGGCGGCTCGATCCGTGGCATAAAGTCTATCCGAGCAAGGTGTTCAACGCTCTCGTCGGCTGGATGACGGGCCTGAAGCTGCACGACCACAACTGCGGCATCAAGCTCTGCCGGGCGGAAGTGTGGCGCGAGCTGCGGATGTATGGCGAACGGCACCGGTTCATACCCGTGCTGGCCCATGCCCGCGGGTTTCGCGTGACCGAGGTTCCGGTCCATCACCGGCCCCGCGAATTCGGACATTCCAAATTCGGGGCGAAGCGATTCGTCCGCGGATTCCTGGACCTGATGACCGTGGCGTTCCTGAACGGATTCGGCCAGCGTCCGCAACACCTTCTGGGCGGGCTGGGATTGCTGAGCGCAGGGATCGGCGCGCTGGGGCTGCTGTTTCTGGGGTTCATCTGGCTGCTGATGAACGTGTTCCACGTCCTGACGCCCGCGCCGATCGGTCAACGGCCGCTGCTGCTCTATTCAGCGGTGCTGCTGCTGCTGGGGGCGCAGATCACGAGCCTGGGACTGCTGGCGGAACTGATCGTGGCGAACACGGGTCGCGACGAGCAGGCGTTCAGCGTGCTGGAAGAGACGGCCTGA
- a CDS encoding aspartate aminotransferase family protein: MSNVIEFQGEAKSNADRRTISAHEPLALRTFTPSQAVIASSSGSFHHTADGRRLYDYTSGVLVANLGHNPPRWMQRFASYMGWTPGLLFGEGAGPVDQPAGTMTAYNAITPIEAESVKRLLANMQRSALGKRLDAVMWAASGSEAVQKTLWACLKRDEKRPMILATRFGFHGKKGLAGAVTGSESDHDRDPRVKFISFPREECDDVTTYGRDFDTAPYRRELEQVWKEHGSKLNCLITEPYLGGGGSFHPPAAYHKLLQDWCREHDILLIFDEIQANFGRTGEMYAFEKYGVEPDFVCLGKGLGNGVPVSATVGRSDVMAHLGYGEGSDTWSANPMGCAAVLATLDEFESTDVMGHTRALSKVFFTALGQLKETGIVAKVRGEGMVFGIECAARGSKSSRDVAIELVRECYLGRPGGDAIHLLGPLAGNVIRISPPMTMTFDEADHSLTLLHEVAQRVAAKLS, translated from the coding sequence ATGTCGAATGTGATCGAGTTTCAGGGCGAGGCGAAGTCGAACGCTGACCGCCGGACCATTTCCGCCCACGAGCCACTGGCCCTGCGGACCTTCACTCCAAGCCAGGCGGTCATCGCCAGTTCGAGCGGATCGTTCCACCACACGGCCGATGGCCGCCGCCTGTACGACTACACCTCGGGCGTGCTGGTCGCCAACCTGGGCCACAACCCGCCGCGATGGATGCAGCGATTCGCCAGCTACATGGGCTGGACTCCCGGCCTCCTGTTCGGCGAAGGCGCCGGCCCGGTGGATCAGCCGGCCGGGACGATGACCGCATACAACGCCATCACGCCGATTGAAGCGGAATCGGTGAAGCGGCTGCTGGCCAACATGCAGCGTTCGGCGCTCGGGAAGCGGCTGGACGCCGTGATGTGGGCGGCCTCCGGATCGGAAGCGGTCCAGAAAACGCTGTGGGCCTGCCTGAAGCGCGACGAAAAGCGGCCGATGATCCTGGCCACCCGATTCGGCTTCCACGGGAAGAAGGGGCTCGCCGGCGCCGTGACCGGAAGCGAGAGCGACCACGACCGCGATCCCCGCGTGAAGTTCATTTCGTTCCCCCGCGAGGAATGCGACGACGTCACGACGTACGGCCGCGATTTCGACACGGCCCCGTATCGCCGCGAACTCGAGCAGGTGTGGAAGGAACATGGCTCGAAGCTGAACTGCCTCATCACCGAGCCGTACCTCGGCGGCGGCGGAAGCTTTCACCCGCCGGCGGCCTATCACAAGCTGCTTCAGGACTGGTGCCGTGAGCACGACATCCTGCTGATCTTCGACGAAATCCAGGCCAACTTCGGCCGGACCGGCGAGATGTACGCGTTCGAGAAATACGGCGTGGAACCAGACTTCGTGTGCCTCGGCAAGGGCCTTGGGAACGGCGTGCCGGTGAGCGCGACCGTGGGTCGCTCGGACGTGATGGCCCACCTGGGATATGGCGAAGGCTCGGACACGTGGAGCGCGAATCCGATGGGTTGCGCGGCCGTGCTGGCGACGCTGGATGAATTCGAATCGACCGACGTGATGGGACACACCCGGGCGCTATCGAAGGTGTTCTTCACGGCCCTCGGGCAACTGAAGGAAACCGGAATCGTCGCGAAGGTGCGCGGCGAAGGGATGGTGTTCGGGATCGAATGCGCCGCTCGCGGTTCGAAGTCGTCACGTGACGTGGCGATCGAACTCGTCCGGGAATGCTACCTCGGACGTCCAGGCGGCGATGCGATCCACCTGCTTGGCCCGCTGGCCGGCAATGTGATCCGCATCAGCCCGCCAATGACCATGACCTTTGACGAGGCGGACCATTCGCTTACGCTGCTTCACGAAGTCGCCCAGCGCGTGGCGGCCAAGCTTTCCTAA
- the ispH gene encoding 4-hydroxy-3-methylbut-2-enyl diphosphate reductase, giving the protein MRILLASPRGFCAGVNMAIDCLDECVKRFGPNIYVYHEIVHNRYVVDRFTRIGVKFVDHPDDVPVGSILLYSAHGVSPEIRKAARERKLQTIDATCPLVTKVHLEAIKYARDGYNIILIGHEGHDEVIGTMGEAPESITLVETPEDVDQLPFGPDAKLAYLTQTTLSVEEAATVIRRLEERYPGIEHPAKEDICYATTNRQDAIKALIGQVDLLLVLGSQNSSNSRRLQEIGVTTGKAAYLIDGKAELRPEWFEGVNSVLVTAGASAPEVVVEEVLEHLRQTYGATVEDAITREEHVTFPLPKELRVLQAAGA; this is encoded by the coding sequence ATGCGAATCCTCCTCGCCAGCCCGCGCGGCTTCTGTGCCGGCGTCAACATGGCCATCGACTGCCTCGATGAATGCGTCAAACGCTTCGGGCCGAACATCTACGTCTACCACGAAATCGTCCACAACCGGTACGTCGTCGATCGCTTCACCCGCATCGGCGTGAAGTTCGTCGATCACCCCGACGACGTCCCCGTCGGCTCCATCCTCCTCTATAGCGCTCACGGGGTGTCGCCCGAGATCCGCAAGGCCGCCCGCGAACGCAAGCTGCAGACCATCGACGCGACCTGCCCCCTCGTCACCAAGGTCCACCTCGAAGCGATCAAGTACGCTCGCGACGGATACAACATCATCCTCATCGGCCACGAAGGGCACGACGAGGTGATCGGCACCATGGGCGAAGCCCCCGAGAGCATCACGCTCGTCGAAACGCCCGAAGACGTCGACCAGCTCCCGTTTGGCCCCGATGCGAAGCTCGCCTACCTCACGCAGACCACCCTGAGCGTCGAGGAAGCCGCGACCGTCATTCGCCGGCTCGAAGAACGCTATCCCGGCATCGAGCACCCCGCCAAGGAAGACATCTGCTACGCGACCACCAACCGCCAGGATGCCATCAAGGCGCTCATCGGCCAGGTCGACCTGCTTCTCGTCCTCGGCAGCCAGAACAGTTCCAACAGCCGTCGCCTGCAGGAAATCGGCGTCACCACCGGCAAGGCCGCCTACCTCATCGATGGCAAAGCCGAGCTCAGGCCCGAGTGGTTCGAGGGAGTGAACAGCGTCCTGGTGACGGCCGGGGCGAGTGCTCCCGAAGTCGTTGTTGAGGAAGTGCTCGAGCATCTGCGTCAAACCTACGGAGCCACGGTGGAAGATGCCATCACCCGCGAAGAACACGTGACCTTCCCGCTGCCGAAGGAATTGCGCGTCCTCCAGGCTGCCGGCGCGTGA
- a CDS encoding class I SAM-dependent methyltransferase translates to MPSEDLWRTFFDPDLILKRLGLKGDHQCVVDLGCGFGTFAAPAAALVDGFVYAFDIDVQMVEATQKAATTAGLKNLIVTRRDFVEQGSGLPDGSADFVMLFNILHAAEAGLLLQEAQRVLTRHGILAVIHWNHDPSTPRGPSMEIRLRPGECLRTVASAGFVTDRLLDLPPFHYGFAARKP, encoded by the coding sequence ATGCCGTCAGAAGACCTCTGGCGAACCTTCTTCGACCCGGACCTCATTTTGAAGCGCCTGGGCCTGAAAGGTGATCACCAGTGCGTCGTGGATCTCGGCTGCGGCTTCGGGACGTTCGCAGCTCCAGCAGCCGCACTTGTCGACGGATTCGTGTACGCGTTCGACATCGACGTCCAGATGGTGGAAGCGACGCAAAAGGCAGCCACCACGGCGGGCCTGAAAAACCTGATCGTCACTCGGCGGGATTTTGTCGAACAGGGGAGCGGACTTCCTGATGGCAGTGCCGACTTCGTGATGCTGTTCAATATCCTCCATGCCGCTGAAGCCGGGCTGCTTTTGCAGGAGGCTCAACGCGTGCTGACCCGCCACGGCATTCTCGCCGTCATTCATTGGAATCATGACCCTTCGACTCCACGTGGACCCAGCATGGAGATCCGATTGCGTCCCGGGGAGTGCCTGAGAACAGTGGCCTCCGCAGGTTTCGTGACGGATCGGCTCCTTGATCTTCCTCCATTTCACTATGGATTCGCTGCTCGCAAGCCCTGA
- a CDS encoding transglutaminase-like domain-containing protein — MLRIPSRKVLGESMLFHVSARLEYAVRFSSTLILNVHVQHNESQSIVTEQFGVEPVVPLEHFSVPGSDNRFVRLETGDAKSLTVSYAATVDCDHDILPTRNLEELPVGEIPPEVIPYLFPSRYCQSDKLARLAWDLFGKLPTPHDRVTGIVDWIHNNVEYLSGSTDSGTSAYDTVTQRTGVCRDFAHLGIALCRALNIPARYFTGYSYQLDPPDFHALFEAYLGGRWALFDATRLAPLNGLVRIGSGRDAADAAVATIFGGVSTRLSKVECKLGEGQNFTPLDRGDLTRAAVALETNTDATPEA, encoded by the coding sequence TTGTTGCGAATTCCGAGTCGGAAGGTTCTAGGCGAATCGATGCTCTTCCACGTCTCCGCCCGCCTCGAGTACGCCGTCCGCTTCTCCTCCACGCTCATCCTCAACGTCCACGTTCAGCACAACGAATCGCAGTCGATCGTGACGGAGCAGTTCGGAGTCGAGCCCGTGGTGCCGCTCGAACACTTTTCCGTCCCGGGCAGTGACAACCGTTTCGTCCGCCTCGAAACGGGGGATGCGAAGAGCCTCACCGTGTCTTACGCGGCCACAGTCGACTGCGACCACGACATCCTTCCCACCCGGAACCTCGAAGAACTGCCGGTTGGTGAGATTCCGCCGGAGGTCATCCCGTATCTCTTTCCGAGCCGCTACTGTCAGTCGGACAAGCTGGCCCGCCTGGCCTGGGACCTCTTCGGAAAGCTGCCGACGCCGCACGACAGGGTCACGGGGATCGTCGACTGGATTCACAACAACGTTGAATACCTCTCCGGCTCGACCGACTCCGGCACGTCCGCCTACGACACCGTCACCCAACGCACCGGTGTCTGTCGCGACTTCGCCCATCTCGGCATCGCGCTCTGCCGGGCCCTTAATATCCCCGCTCGGTATTTCACCGGTTATTCCTACCAGCTCGATCCCCCGGATTTCCACGCCCTGTTTGAGGCCTATCTCGGCGGCCGCTGGGCGCTGTTCGACGCCACGCGACTCGCGCCGCTGAATGGACTGGTGCGCATCGGCAGCGGCCGCGATGCGGCCGACGCTGCGGTGGCCACGATCTTCGGCGGCGTCTCCACCCGGCTGTCGAAGGTGGAATGCAAACTGGGAGAAGGCCAGAACTTCACTCCCCTCGACCGGGGCGACCTCACCCGGGCCGCCGTCGCCCTCGAAACCAACACCGACGCCACACCCGAAGCCTAG
- a CDS encoding transglutaminase family protein, whose translation MKRLRIEHRTTYTYPRPVQLGRHRLVIRPREGHDLRVESMTLEISPAHRRVWTCDVFGNNVVIVDFLEATTQLEIFSDVVVRRTTLFPDFGLHERGRIAWPVVYDPLEQAATSIYLNPTYPDDIPQVRAWLQAELPPPEPLDAEDMVGHLTQLIQKKIQYQRRSEKGVQSPAETLRLGSGSCRDMATLMMDACRSLGIASRFVSGYLDCAASEAGRAATHAWNEVYFPAYGWRGFDPTIGQPTSTAHVTAGVSNHPRGVMPVAGMFLGGQDDRGLLSVTVKVERLSG comes from the coding sequence ATGAAACGGCTGCGGATTGAGCATCGCACGACCTACACCTATCCGAGGCCGGTCCAGCTCGGGCGACATCGACTCGTGATCCGGCCACGGGAAGGGCACGACCTGCGCGTCGAAAGCATGACGCTCGAAATCTCGCCGGCTCACCGCCGCGTCTGGACCTGCGACGTCTTCGGGAACAACGTTGTGATCGTCGACTTCCTCGAAGCGACCACGCAGCTCGAAATCTTCAGCGACGTCGTCGTCCGGCGGACCACGCTCTTCCCCGATTTTGGCCTGCACGAGCGGGGGCGGATCGCCTGGCCCGTCGTCTACGATCCGCTCGAACAGGCGGCGACCTCCATCTACCTCAACCCCACCTACCCGGACGACATCCCCCAGGTCCGCGCCTGGCTGCAGGCCGAGCTTCCTCCTCCGGAGCCGCTCGATGCCGAGGACATGGTCGGCCACCTCACGCAGCTCATCCAGAAGAAGATCCAGTATCAGCGGCGCTCCGAGAAGGGGGTGCAGTCTCCCGCGGAGACTCTCCGCCTCGGTAGCGGGTCATGCCGCGACATGGCCACGCTCATGATGGACGCCTGCCGGAGCCTCGGCATCGCCTCCCGGTTCGTCAGCGGCTATCTCGATTGCGCTGCCTCTGAAGCTGGCCGGGCCGCGACCCACGCCTGGAACGAGGTCTATTTCCCCGCCTACGGCTGGCGCGGGTTCGATCCCACGATCGGCCAGCCGACGTCCACCGCCCACGTGACCGCGGGCGTCAGCAACCATCCCCGCGGCGTCATGCCCGTCGCGGGAATGTTTCTCGGCGGACAGGACGACCGCGGCCTCCTCTCGGTCACCGTCAAGGTCGAACGCCTCAGCGGCTGA
- a CDS encoding HlyD family secretion protein, translated as MLETHKRTLNSVRTFCQQLLEGGLAPGDFFRRLLPTVVKDGRLLAAAVWLYDDHSRLRLIGEHELSKLSETGQFFVDPEHQDAVSDVMEQTRIRVLLNRTEDLGSVKPHSLAIGPIVRDERSVGAIELFAEADENDEAFLHDLVELLSGYSSKAIARPATAVVPRPTGQAPPPQSGAAAPPAAPGAPATPPPPGTPFWEQFDRFLHGLRRLDVREVAANAANDGRAFLGCDRVSVAIREGKRIKVRAVSGQEDVHQRANLIRTMTNLTRRVMKTGERLIYTGSADDLPPPLEKPLSDYLAESRMRMVALLPLIDPRRTARTDAEGQPIRKRDKRAVVGCLIVEQANEADPRVGLMQKIELIVPHVAEAVADAEQHESIFLLPLWRTIGRTQRWFRGRRLATAIAVAIGLAAVSAGLAYTPWTYRVTADGRLMPVIQHEVFAPENGEVLEIKVRGGEQVNAGDPLIILRNQELQADIVTTQAAAAEKEKQAVALGHQADEAASFGKAEEMLRFRGEQVRARTEAEGLQKKLEVLRERAERLIVRSPAKGTVATYQVEQLLRDRPVQRGERLLEIMDESREWRLELEVPEHRMGHLLRAMKLSGDQTLPLEYVPATAVEKTLSGKVRASEIATRANQSQDEGAIVEVYAEINEDDIPGRRIGAEVTAKVDCGKRSLFYVLFGDVVEFVQRHVWW; from the coding sequence ATGCTCGAGACGCATAAAAGAACTCTGAATTCTGTCCGCACCTTCTGCCAGCAATTGCTGGAAGGGGGCCTTGCGCCGGGCGATTTCTTCCGCCGCCTTCTCCCGACCGTCGTCAAGGATGGCCGACTTCTCGCCGCCGCCGTCTGGCTCTACGACGACCATTCGCGATTGCGGCTCATCGGTGAGCACGAACTGAGCAAGCTGTCCGAGACGGGCCAGTTCTTCGTCGACCCGGAACACCAGGACGCCGTCTCCGACGTCATGGAACAGACCAGGATCCGCGTCCTGCTCAACCGCACGGAAGACCTCGGCAGCGTCAAACCCCACTCCCTCGCGATCGGGCCGATCGTCCGCGACGAACGCAGCGTCGGCGCCATTGAGCTCTTCGCCGAAGCCGACGAGAACGACGAAGCCTTCCTCCACGATCTCGTCGAACTCCTCTCCGGTTACAGTTCCAAGGCCATCGCACGCCCCGCGACCGCAGTCGTGCCCCGGCCGACTGGTCAGGCCCCGCCGCCCCAGTCGGGCGCCGCGGCCCCGCCGGCCGCTCCCGGAGCCCCGGCAACGCCCCCGCCGCCCGGCACTCCCTTCTGGGAACAGTTCGATCGTTTCCTGCATGGGCTCCGCCGGCTCGACGTCCGCGAAGTCGCCGCGAACGCCGCCAACGACGGCCGCGCCTTCCTCGGCTGCGATCGGGTCAGCGTCGCCATCCGCGAAGGCAAACGGATCAAGGTCCGCGCCGTCAGCGGCCAGGAAGACGTGCACCAGCGCGCAAACCTGATCCGCACGATGACGAACCTCACCCGCCGTGTCATGAAGACCGGCGAACGACTCATCTACACCGGCTCGGCCGACGATCTGCCTCCTCCGCTCGAAAAGCCGCTCTCTGACTACCTTGCCGAGAGCCGGATGCGGATGGTCGCGCTGCTCCCCCTCATCGACCCCCGGCGAACCGCCCGCACCGATGCCGAAGGTCAGCCGATCCGCAAACGCGACAAGCGAGCCGTCGTCGGCTGCCTGATCGTCGAACAGGCGAACGAAGCCGACCCCCGCGTCGGCCTGATGCAGAAGATCGAGCTCATCGTCCCCCACGTCGCCGAAGCCGTGGCCGACGCCGAACAGCATGAGAGCATCTTCCTGCTCCCGCTCTGGAGAACCATCGGGCGGACGCAGCGCTGGTTCCGCGGCCGCCGCCTGGCGACAGCCATCGCCGTCGCCATCGGACTCGCGGCCGTCTCCGCCGGCCTGGCCTACACTCCCTGGACCTACCGCGTGACGGCCGACGGCCGGCTCATGCCGGTCATCCAGCACGAAGTCTTCGCCCCGGAAAACGGCGAAGTGCTGGAAATCAAGGTCCGCGGCGGAGAGCAGGTCAACGCAGGCGATCCGTTGATCATCCTGCGCAACCAGGAATTGCAGGCCGACATCGTCACCACGCAGGCCGCCGCCGCTGAGAAGGAAAAGCAGGCCGTCGCCCTGGGGCACCAGGCCGACGAGGCCGCGTCCTTCGGCAAGGCGGAAGAAATGCTGCGCTTCCGTGGCGAACAGGTCCGCGCCCGGACCGAGGCTGAAGGGCTTCAGAAGAAGCTCGAAGTTCTCAGGGAGCGGGCCGAGCGGCTGATCGTCCGGTCGCCCGCCAAGGGGACCGTCGCCACCTATCAGGTCGAGCAGCTCCTGCGGGACCGTCCCGTCCAGCGCGGCGAGCGACTGCTTGAGATCATGGATGAAAGTCGCGAATGGCGTCTCGAGCTGGAAGTCCCCGAGCATCGGATGGGGCATCTTCTGCGTGCGATGAAGCTGTCGGGCGATCAGACCCTGCCTCTCGAATACGTGCCGGCCACCGCTGTCGAAAAGACCCTCTCCGGAAAAGTGCGTGCGTCCGAGATCGCCACCCGCGCCAACCAGTCGCAGGACGAAGGGGCGATCGTCGAGGTCTACGCCGAGATCAACGAGGACGACATCCCTGGCCGCCGGATCGGCGCGGAAGTCACCGCCAAGGTCGACTGCGGCAAACGCAGTCTCTTCTACGTCCTCTTCGGCGACGTCGTCGAATTCGTCCAGCGCCACGTCTGGTGGTGA